A genomic window from Pseudomonadota bacterium includes:
- a CDS encoding transposase: MSRWKSAKHFASWLGLCPGTKVSGSMVLSSKSKQVANRAATTLRIAAFTLFNSKSALGAYLRRQ, encoded by the coding sequence ATGAGCCGCTGGAAGTCGGCTAAACATTTTGCCTCTTGGCTGGGTTTGTGTCCCGGTACCAAGGTCAGCGGCAGCATGGTACTCAGCAGCAAAAGCAAACAAGTTGCCAATCGTGCTGCCACAACTCTCCGCATAGCAGCCTTCACCCTGTTCAACTCAAAAAGTGCTCTTGGAGCCTATTTACGAAGACAGTGA
- a CDS encoding glycosyltransferase, producing the protein MNKSHLPRVNNLRKENALPEAKDIMLDVWPSKLMNLIGVSPVFCKKQKDWGQNHQVCGFLNLPQNSDNEKLPYSLKQFLNTGEPPVYMNFGSMMPLKSEDRKIIYELFKETAKLANCRIILQIDESEQDLYKSDSKTYYTPPVNHLKVFPYCSAIVHHGGAGTTQSATLSGVPSIVVSFMVDQAFWGTELKRIGIAPEAIPFKKLTPKKLANKVKYVLNSPHMKEKANEIGKEIKKEDSVKRAVKLIGELINDRFNK; encoded by the coding sequence ATGAACAAATCACATTTACCAAGAGTAAATAATTTAAGAAAGGAAAATGCTTTACCGGAAGCAAAAGATATCATGCTGGATGTATGGCCATCCAAGCTTATGAATTTAATAGGAGTAAGTCCGGTTTTTTGTAAAAAGCAGAAAGATTGGGGACAAAATCATCAGGTTTGCGGTTTTTTAAATTTGCCCCAAAATTCTGATAATGAAAAATTACCTTACAGCTTAAAGCAATTTTTAAATACCGGAGAACCTCCTGTATATATGAATTTTGGCAGTATGATGCCTTTAAAAAGCGAAGACCGGAAAATAATATATGAACTGTTTAAAGAAACAGCAAAACTGGCAAATTGCAGAATAATTTTACAAATAGACGAGTCAGAGCAGGATTTATATAAATCAGATAGTAAAACTTATTATACACCTCCTGTTAATCATCTAAAAGTATTTCCATATTGTTCAGCTATAGTACATCACGGCGGTGCAGGGACAACTCAGTCAGCTACACTTTCAGGAGTACCGTCTATAGTTGTTTCTTTTATGGTAGACCAGGCTTTTTGGGGGACAGAGCTTAAGAGAATAGGGATAGCGCCTGAGGCAATACCTTTCAAAAAATTAACTCCTAAAAAACTTGCAAATAAAGTTAAATACGTTCTCAATTCACCTCACATGAAAGAAAAAGCAAATGAAATTGGGAAGGAAATTAAAAAAGAAGATAGTGTGAAAAGAGCTGTTAAATTAATCGGTGAGCTAATCAATGACCGTTTTAACAAATGA
- a CDS encoding DUF1499 domain-containing protein gives MTDGKLRPCPESPNCVSSETGDEFSRIKPLTFQGSAENAWKVLQESIASMGGNIQEERKDYLRAVFTSMVFKFEDDLECRMVSAEGTIHIRSGARRGYSDFRVNARRVENLRTIFNNIVKDGL, from the coding sequence ATGACAGATGGAAAATTAAGGCCATGCCCAGAGAGCCCTAATTGTGTATCAAGCGAAACAGGAGACGAATTTTCGCGTATAAAACCGCTTACCTTTCAGGGTTCGGCCGAAAATGCCTGGAAAGTTCTTCAAGAATCTATAGCAAGTATGGGAGGAAACATACAGGAAGAACGTAAGGATTATCTTAGAGCTGTATTTACTTCTATGGTATTTAAATTTGAAGATGATCTTGAGTGCAGAATGGTTTCTGCTGAAGGCACTATTCACATACGCTCAGGAGCAAGAAGAGGATATTCGGATTTTAGGGTCAATGCAAGAAGAGTTGAGAATTTGCGCACTATATTTAATAACATTGTGAAGGATGGGTTATAA